A single genomic interval of Melanotaenia boesemani isolate fMelBoe1 chromosome 4, fMelBoe1.pri, whole genome shotgun sequence harbors:
- the LOC121637617 gene encoding rho-related GTP-binding protein RhoU-like isoform X1 produces MLPQDVRKQKPGRVSDPFGGSGDGPQVPPRRFRNRDFPVSAKRRRSGSAPERKVNCVLVGDGAVGKTSLVVSYTTNGYPTEYVPTAYDNFTVMVVVDGKPVRVQLCDTAGQKWGLVDGSVNDELERLRPLCYKNADVFLLCYSVVRPCSFRNLTDKWLPEIRQHCPGAPLILVGTQLDLREDVQVLIHLAQNQQRPVGTEEGQRLAQELGAVSFAECSALTQKNLKDTFDSAILASFQQTVCPSVQQQKLTLRKKTPDKIRSLSETWWRKINCLVGDQSCEFS; encoded by the exons ATGCTGCCCCAGGATGTCAGGAAGCAGAAACCCGGCCGGGTGTCGGATCCGTTTGGGGGAAGTGGGGACGGCCCTCAGGTTCCGCCTCGACGCTTTAGGAACCGGGACTTTCCTGTGAGCGCGAAGCGCCGGAGGTCCGGTTCCGCGCCTGAGCGCAAGGTGAACTGCGTCCTGGTTGGAGACGGAGCGGTGGGGAAGACCAGTCTGGTCGTCAGCTACACCACCAACGGATATCCCACCGAATATGTCCCCACAGCGTACGACAACTTCACCG TGATGGTTGTGGTGGACGGGAAACCGGTGAGGGTGCAGCTGTGCGACACGGCCGGACAG AAGTGGGGGCTGGTTGACGGATCGGTTAAT GACGAGCTGGAGCGTCTCCGGCCGCTGTGCTACAAGAACGCTGACGTCTTCCTCCTCTGCTACAGCGTGGTCCGTCCCTGTTCCTTCCGAAACCTGACCGACAAATGGCTTCCCGAGATCCGCCAGCACTGTCCTGGTGCACCCCTTATCCTGGTCGGCACCCAGCTGGACCTGAGAGAAGATGTCCAGGTGCTGATCCACCTGGCGCAGAACCAGCAGCGGCCGGTGGGAACTGAAGAGGGCCAGCGGCTGGCCCAAGAGCTCGGGGCCGTGAGTTTTGCGGAGTGCTCAGCTCTGACTCAGAAGAACCTGAAGGACACTTTTGATTCGGCCATACTGGCCAGCTTCCAGCAGACGGTCTGTCCCAGTGTCCAGCAGCAGAAGCTGACCCTGAGGAAGAAGACTCCTGATAAGATCAGGAGCCTCTCAGAAACCTGGTGGAGGAAGATCAACTGTCTGGTGGGAGATCAGAGCTGTGAATTTAGTTAA
- the LOC121637617 gene encoding rho-related GTP-binding protein RhoU-like isoform X2: protein MLPQDVRKQKPGRVSDPFGGSGDGPQVPPRRFRNRDFPVSAKRRRSGSAPERKVNCVLVGDGAVGKTSLVVSYTTNGYPTEYVPTAYDNFTVMVVVDGKPVRVQLCDTAGQDELERLRPLCYKNADVFLLCYSVVRPCSFRNLTDKWLPEIRQHCPGAPLILVGTQLDLREDVQVLIHLAQNQQRPVGTEEGQRLAQELGAVSFAECSALTQKNLKDTFDSAILASFQQTVCPSVQQQKLTLRKKTPDKIRSLSETWWRKINCLVGDQSCEFS from the exons ATGCTGCCCCAGGATGTCAGGAAGCAGAAACCCGGCCGGGTGTCGGATCCGTTTGGGGGAAGTGGGGACGGCCCTCAGGTTCCGCCTCGACGCTTTAGGAACCGGGACTTTCCTGTGAGCGCGAAGCGCCGGAGGTCCGGTTCCGCGCCTGAGCGCAAGGTGAACTGCGTCCTGGTTGGAGACGGAGCGGTGGGGAAGACCAGTCTGGTCGTCAGCTACACCACCAACGGATATCCCACCGAATATGTCCCCACAGCGTACGACAACTTCACCG TGATGGTTGTGGTGGACGGGAAACCGGTGAGGGTGCAGCTGTGCGACACGGCCGGACAG GACGAGCTGGAGCGTCTCCGGCCGCTGTGCTACAAGAACGCTGACGTCTTCCTCCTCTGCTACAGCGTGGTCCGTCCCTGTTCCTTCCGAAACCTGACCGACAAATGGCTTCCCGAGATCCGCCAGCACTGTCCTGGTGCACCCCTTATCCTGGTCGGCACCCAGCTGGACCTGAGAGAAGATGTCCAGGTGCTGATCCACCTGGCGCAGAACCAGCAGCGGCCGGTGGGAACTGAAGAGGGCCAGCGGCTGGCCCAAGAGCTCGGGGCCGTGAGTTTTGCGGAGTGCTCAGCTCTGACTCAGAAGAACCTGAAGGACACTTTTGATTCGGCCATACTGGCCAGCTTCCAGCAGACGGTCTGTCCCAGTGTCCAGCAGCAGAAGCTGACCCTGAGGAAGAAGACTCCTGATAAGATCAGGAGCCTCTCAGAAACCTGGTGGAGGAAGATCAACTGTCTGGTGGGAGATCAGAGCTGTGAATTTAGTTAA
- the LOC121638896 gene encoding rho GTPase-activating protein 19-like: MAAGKDVDENAHNRRGTVCSMVINQEDSAGGSRAGRPPVIFNPDFFVEKLRHENPDVFLELVLSNITRLIDLPGTEFSQLLGEEGPKTPTGGNGGFFRSFNFLRRKDKGIVFGSPLTENCIAQIYQLIEYLSKNLHVVGLFRVPGNSVRQQALKELLNSGADVDLESGDFHPNDVATLLKTFLGELPEPLLTHRHFHVHLKIADMTLFDEQGNKTTVPNKERQVEALQLLFLLLPQANRSLLKLLLDLLYHTAKLQDKNKMSAFNLALMFAPHVLWPKHMTAADLKDNLKKLNNSMAFLIKHSQKLFRAPVYLREYARVHFTGTKALKTKDDLELLAGCSSPAQQAALPLKRSAVLGLGSQEPCPSPGQQYTEEALKELFRHVHHNMPDSAKKKKLVRQLVKQTTSGAPSEDRQVSTAPSKKHPRSRSFGGLIKRRARGEQLTAERRVRHISPDAVTRAGRKADKENVVDSPLNVPVMGKAGLVVKNPDFTFHKEKGLKVSKESPSAYRMCFSPAQEVSR; this comes from the exons ATGGCTGCGGGGAAAGATGTCGATGAGAACGCTCATAATAGAAG AGGAACAGTGTGCAGTATGGTGATCAATCAGGAGGACTCTGCAGGCGGCTCTCGTGCTGGCCGACCGCCTGTCATCTTCAACCCAGACTTCTTCGTGGAGAAGCTCCGTCATGAGAACCCTGATGTGTTCCTGGAGCTTGTGCTCAGTAATATTACTCGTCTCATTGATCTTCCTGGTACAGAGTTTTCCCAGCTCCTGGGTGAGGAGGGCCCCAAAACCCCAACAGGTGGAAATGGAGGATTTTTCCGTTCCTTCAACTTCCTCAGACGCAAAG ATAAAGGGATTGTGTTTGGAAGCCCTCTGACGGAGAACTGCATTGCCCAGATCTATCAGCTTATCGAGTACCTCAGCAAAA ACCTGCATGTGGTGGGGTTGTTCCGGGTGCCTGGGAACAGTGTTCGGCAGCAGGCCTTAAAGGAGCTGCTCAACAGTGGAGCTGATGTCGACCTGGAGTCTGGAGACTTTCACCCCAACGACGTGGCCACGCTGCTGAAGACGTTCCTGGGAGAGCTGCCGGAGCCCCTGCTGACGCACAGACACTTCCACGTCCACCTCAAGATAGCTG ACATGACTCTGTTTGATGAGCAGGGCAACAAAACCACAGTTCCCAACAAGGAGCGTCAGGTTGAGGCCCTGCAGCTCCTCTTCCTGCTGTTACCGCAGGCCAACCGCTCGCTTCTCAAACTGCTGCTGGACCTCCTCTACCACACCGCCAAGCTGCAGGACAAGAACAAGATGTCCGCCTTCAACCTGGCCCTCATGTTCGCCCCGCATGTCCTCTGGCCCAAACAT ATGACCGCTGCTGACCTGAAAGACAATCTGAAGAAACTGAACAACAGCATGGCCTTCCTCATCAAACACTCACAGAAACTCTTCAGG GCTCCGGTTTACTTGCGGGAATACGCCAGAGTGCACTTCACTGGGACCAAGGCTCTGAAGACCAAG GATGATCTGGAGCTGCTGGCAGGCTGCAGCTCTCCTGCTCAGCAGGCGGCGTTGCCTCTGAAGAGGTCGGCCGTTCTGGGCCTCGGCTCCCAGGAGCCGTGCCCGTCTCCAGGTCAACAATACACAGAAGAAGCCTTGAAGGAGCTCTTCAGACATGTTCACCACAACATGCCCGACTCtgccaagaagaaaaaactcgTCCGACAG TTAGTCAAACAGACGACCTCGGGAGCTCCCAGCGAGGACCGTCAGGTCTCTACGGCTCCCAGCAAAAAACACCCACGTTCCCGCTCCTTTGGTGGCCTCATCAAG CGCCGAGCTCGAGGTGAGCAGCTGACAGCAGAGAGGAGGGTCAGACACATCTCCCCCGATGCCGTGACCAGAGCTGGAAGAAAAGCTGATAAAGAGAATGTG GTGGACAGCCCGTTAAACGTTCCTGTGATGGGGAAAGCAGGACTGGTTGTAAAAAACCCAGATTTTACTTTTCACAAGGAGAAAGGCTTAAAAGTTTCTAAG GAGTCTCCATCAGCGTACAGGATGTGTTTCTCTCCGGCTCAGGAGGTCTCGCGGTAA